Proteins found in one Brevibacillus brevis genomic segment:
- a CDS encoding SDR family NAD(P)-dependent oxidoreductase has product MHDQFLLTINHPILKNHKAHGQELLPGLAHIDLLYQMFRENGHDYRELELRNLTIYHPIMVGQDYDVMLSIQCTQGKTGQWQIRMEGQTQRNGILDLEKKLYVTAEMHQSASAQFDETLDLPMLEQAANKKINLHDVYEQCRRQELVHTGFMKAEGTIYETDSTAVMDISLGKHALPSAEGFMFHPTLIDGSAIGSMVLFTSVIQGEQRLFLPLFYESFRASALLQQHCFARVQTSSIQRKNELMYMTMEFFDRSGKKIAHLQNFAGKLVRDPGLIHSNKNEVPPLRADFQPSKQPVSLSKGPVHEANESQSVVVSKAQTFLQQLLAERLQVPAALIDTQIGYYEMGLNSPGLLEVVKAVEAKVGVSLAPTLLFEYTNIAELAAYLAENHASVFSGLDLTKQEGRQELPQPAKVGASSATSENHAAIPNEEIAIIGMAGRYPEARNLHEFWMNLKEGKDCIKEVPKSRWDWQQFGELKSPSGKQMSKWGGFIEDPDCFDSPFFRISPREAETMDPQERLFLETCWEAMEDAGYTPKTIVPPRGSSNRRQVGVFVGVMHKDYSLIGAEAMSRGEMFPLSLNYAPIANRVSYFCNFHGPSMAIDTVCSSSLTAVHLALESIKRGECEVALAGGVNLSLHPGKYLSYGMMDMHSSDGHCHTFGKDGDGYVSGEGVGTVVLKPLRKAIEDGDHIYAVVKGSSVNHVGSVSGPSVPSPVAQAEVITACLEKSGVDARTISYVEAHGTGTSLGDPIEIQGLVKAFRQYTEDQQFCSIGSVKSNIGHAESAAGISGLQKAVLQLYHKTLVASLHAKEVNPFIHFAQSPFYVQQRTEEWKSVIMENGQEVSVPRRAGVSSFGASGSNAHLILEEYIPVETKPKAQAIAHKNHPVMIPLSAKNKERLLVYAQKVADFLKRASSGNHPQPSEEEKQKQLQEMLEKKLRRMLSTIIHVAESSIEFEQEWHEYGVDLVQITQLKQKLQEELHIQLDFKEFDQGSSIASVIASLMDSHRDEIEVEIQSFADRETQIDLENVAYTLQVGREAMKERVAFVVEDIPELIGKLEAFSRGENTIDHCWIGSLKSNNDQDSQQLIQSWIAEGDIRKIAECWVTGNEMDWEQLYQNNKPRRVPLPTYPFAKNRYWIPESKSKSVSRKTAAPFMSETAIHPLLQRNTSDFSEQRFSSTFTGQEFFLSDHVVKNQRILPGVAYLEMARAAAEQATAALTEEPAQIQLKNVVWTRPIVVGDQPAQIHIGLVPEENGEITFEIYSELEAMDAEPVVHSQGSVMLHVVAEKHALNLPSLQAECNQRAFSSEQCYSIFHAIGMDYGSAHQGIDALYVGEGQVLAKLSLPATVSEMENPFVLHPSLMDSALQASIGLMMVGEETPSADGHSSRKPSLPFAMEEVEIYGKCTSSMWAYVRYSAISSADDKVQKLDIDLCDEKGTVCVRIKGYSMRVLEDGKQASHVSSKSASSATSLEPPVGNLMLSAVWDVTPVEKGQLFPTADEQVVIVGGNEENRIAIQQYYPRAKVLSIQAENTMEEIVYRLEELGSIDHLVWIAPFDAIDSLADHRLIAGQDQGVILCFRTIKALLHLGYGSKELGWSVITVQAQPICHTDVVNPCHASIHGLIGSMAKEYPNWKIRLMDVEAESEWPLDDMLRLPRDRQGRPWVYRQGEWYRQQLLTVDHPPIDQTRLKQSGIYVVIGGAGGIGEAWTEYMIRTYQAQIIWIGRRQKNEEIQAKIDRLAAFGPAPDYIAADATQQDALQQAYEQIKQTYQRIDGVVHSAMVLVEESLENMQEEGFRAVLSSKVDVSVNIALVFEKEPLDFVLFFSSLMAVTKAPKQSNYAAGCTFKDAYAHQLTQAWPYAVKLINWGYWSSGQVEDTHQEMVETYRRLEQIGIGLIQPQEAMQAIETLLAGAMDQIAFMKITKPVVIEGMKVEEWVDVHSAIYPSTLQLSAHENEGLADVVAAFIKERVKHDQSAGIRILELGAGTESTSSFLSQKLHAYQSFVSFEAFDPEAALSEQGLDAGEYDLIITANNLHTAQQIRQTLRNCKNLLKRNGLLLVKEMMEENVRKDLTEGLTLPLEGWQKGLRDEGYRVVSYPQLIIAESDGVVRKSKQQQKSMGTSASSLPTPSNADRGTSTEAMLREKSVAYFKQLVGETLKIPFDQIDSSAALEEYGIDSIMIVQMTNVLRKKMHQISTTLFFEYQTIDALVEHFMTTQADDLLALVGMEEQEPVQMQLTNSAASGKTTQEQAGSTFRKAKSRRFLHVPDPEAEKTTAPSRQDVAIIGLAGRYPQAGDVWEFWTRLKEGKNCITEVPKDRWNWQEFFSEEKGKRGYMYTKWGGFIEDIDKFDPLFFQISPNEAEQMDPQERLFLQTAYASMEDAGYTPATLGESRKIGVFVGVMNGNYPAGTSYWSIANRVSYLFNFQGPSLAVDTACSSSLTAIHLALESLYSGTSECAIAGGVNLIVDPFHYIRLSGATMLSAGDRCKSFGDQADGFVDGEGVGAIVLKPLQKAIADGDHIYGVIKGSMLNAGGKTNGYTVPNPIAQSQVIHEALQRAGVDARAVSYIEAHGTGTALGDPIEIAGLTRAFGQHTKDKQFCAIGSAKSNIGHTESAAGIAGLTKILLQMKYGQIAPSLHAEVMNPNIDFSDTPFAVQQKLAEWQRPIIEINGVTKEYPRIAGLSSFGAGGANVHIVIEEYREKDRQPENSSQPQHPKVIVLSAKNEERLLAQVNRLLKAIKEESFTDAHLADIAFTLQVGREALEERLAVLVRSVDELAEKLTHFAEGEENIAELYRGRVKRNHDTVALFADEDMKQTVETWIAKGKFAKLMNLWVKGVSFDWNKLYSEDKPRRVSLPTYPFARERYWIDVEKPKAAGMNESSSVRGDILHPLLHKNTSDLYELRYSSIFTGQEPFLADHLGNGQRFFPLTAYLEMARAAVKQAAGDREGTLSGIRMSHIVTDQPLLVGDDLVQVHLGIHPEDTGELSYEIYSKSNEDDTESVVHSQGMVEFTSFVEAPILDLPALQAESSEMLTARQCCELLKERGMADHLSFEGIEEVYRAREQVLVKLSLPSIAMETAGQFVLHPSLLESLLQSSRYLITEAASSDSISFIRPDGSFVLEELEIYENHPAVLYALIRYSEDTQAENKKIDIDLCDEAGRIGVRMRGFSMGSEKRGATVRETQETVTQETVTSAPALMGTTMLTPVWNAVSVENGEVIPSMSDQVVIVCAEEKDRSLLQHHYPQATVLPLQSDDSIEVIASKLEEQGVVDHIMWVAPDSCVKSVKEESVMNEQERGVIQVFRLIKALLALGYQTRDLGWTIITVQAQAIYQKEKVHPTHASIHGLIGSMAKEYPNWKVRLVDLEAHAEWPLRDIFTLPADAHGNAWAYHGHTWYRQQLMPVQRPFTKQTVYRQHGVYVVIGGAGGIGQAWSEYMIRTYQAQVIWIGRRMKDESIQNKINQLAALGPAPLYIEADATDRESLQSAYEEIKKQHGKINGVIHSAIVLLDRSLANMDETTFRAGLVPKVEVSVRMSQVFGEDPLDFVLFFSSINSFTKSPGQSNYAAGCAFKDAFAHQLAKEWTCAVKVMNWGYWGSVGIVASKGYQERMEQIGIGSIEPSEGMEALEALLTGPMNQLALMKTTKPLEMEGINTQESVAVVSTKISSSMASIKNKLKVKEMPKAAYFASEAGTGTDSLFENVQATIIQLASQILKVESEEIDTDSELKEYGFDPIKLTEFSTKINQTYKLELTPAAMMDYPTLKHITEFLVNATQKSQPAREQDKPVLYV; this is encoded by the coding sequence GTGCATGATCAGTTTCTCTTAACGATCAACCATCCAATCCTCAAAAATCATAAAGCGCACGGTCAGGAACTGTTGCCCGGATTAGCCCATATTGATCTGTTGTATCAAATGTTTCGGGAAAATGGTCATGATTACCGCGAGCTTGAGCTTCGCAATCTAACGATCTATCATCCGATCATGGTGGGACAAGATTATGATGTCATGCTGAGCATTCAGTGCACGCAAGGCAAAACAGGGCAGTGGCAGATTCGGATGGAGGGTCAGACACAGCGTAACGGCATTTTAGACTTGGAGAAAAAGCTGTATGTCACTGCTGAAATGCATCAAAGTGCCTCTGCGCAGTTCGATGAGACGCTGGATCTTCCCATGCTAGAGCAAGCGGCAAACAAAAAGATCAATCTTCATGACGTATATGAGCAATGCCGTCGTCAGGAATTGGTCCATACAGGTTTTATGAAGGCAGAAGGAACGATTTACGAAACAGATTCTACGGCGGTAATGGATATTTCACTCGGTAAACATGCCCTTCCCAGTGCGGAAGGGTTCATGTTTCACCCGACCTTGATCGATGGGTCTGCGATCGGCTCGATGGTATTGTTCACTTCGGTTATACAAGGAGAGCAACGGCTATTTTTGCCGCTTTTTTATGAATCTTTTCGTGCTTCCGCCCTATTGCAGCAGCATTGCTTTGCCAGAGTACAAACTTCATCCATCCAAAGAAAAAATGAACTGATGTATATGACGATGGAGTTCTTTGATCGTTCAGGCAAAAAAATTGCGCATTTGCAAAATTTTGCAGGCAAGCTCGTTCGTGATCCTGGCCTGATCCATTCCAATAAAAACGAAGTACCTCCGCTTCGAGCCGATTTCCAACCATCGAAGCAACCGGTGTCTCTTTCGAAAGGACCCGTTCATGAGGCGAATGAATCGCAATCTGTCGTCGTAAGTAAAGCACAAACTTTTTTACAACAACTGCTGGCAGAGCGATTACAAGTTCCGGCTGCGTTGATTGATACGCAGATTGGTTACTATGAAATGGGGTTGAACTCACCAGGCTTGTTGGAAGTGGTGAAGGCTGTCGAAGCGAAAGTAGGAGTGTCTTTGGCTCCTACTTTATTGTTTGAGTATACGAATATCGCTGAGTTGGCCGCCTATCTGGCCGAGAATCATGCTTCCGTATTCAGTGGGCTTGATTTGACGAAACAGGAAGGCAGGCAAGAGTTGCCGCAACCTGCAAAAGTTGGAGCTTCATCAGCAACCTCTGAGAATCACGCAGCGATTCCCAATGAAGAAATTGCGATCATCGGGATGGCAGGTCGCTATCCAGAGGCAAGAAATCTCCATGAATTCTGGATGAATTTAAAAGAAGGCAAAGACTGCATCAAAGAAGTCCCGAAATCTCGCTGGGATTGGCAGCAGTTTGGAGAACTCAAATCCCCTTCTGGGAAGCAAATGTCCAAATGGGGAGGGTTTATTGAAGACCCCGATTGCTTTGATTCTCCCTTTTTCAGAATATCGCCGCGGGAAGCAGAAACGATGGACCCCCAGGAGCGTTTGTTTTTGGAAACATGCTGGGAAGCGATGGAAGATGCAGGCTATACGCCGAAGACGATTGTTCCGCCTCGGGGGAGCAGTAACAGGCGGCAGGTTGGTGTCTTTGTTGGCGTGATGCACAAGGATTATTCCCTCATCGGAGCGGAAGCGATGTCGCGGGGCGAAATGTTCCCGTTGTCCTTGAACTATGCGCCGATTGCCAATCGCGTTTCTTATTTTTGTAATTTTCATGGTCCGAGTATGGCGATTGACACCGTTTGTTCCTCCTCGCTGACGGCTGTGCATTTGGCGCTGGAGAGCATCAAGCGAGGAGAATGTGAGGTAGCATTGGCGGGTGGGGTCAATTTATCCTTGCATCCCGGCAAATACTTGTCATACGGCATGATGGATATGCATTCGAGTGATGGTCATTGTCATACCTTTGGCAAGGATGGCGACGGGTATGTTTCTGGAGAAGGCGTCGGTACGGTCGTATTAAAGCCATTGCGCAAAGCGATTGAGGATGGCGATCATATTTATGCCGTGGTAAAAGGAAGCAGTGTAAACCACGTCGGTTCGGTGAGCGGGCCTTCTGTGCCAAGCCCTGTTGCTCAGGCAGAAGTCATTACAGCATGCCTGGAAAAGAGCGGTGTAGACGCGAGAACGATCAGTTATGTGGAAGCGCACGGGACCGGAACCTCTTTAGGCGATCCGATTGAAATTCAAGGATTGGTGAAAGCGTTTCGTCAATATACAGAGGATCAGCAGTTTTGTTCCATAGGCTCAGTGAAGTCAAATATCGGACACGCTGAATCTGCCGCAGGTATCAGCGGTTTGCAAAAAGCTGTTCTTCAGCTCTACCATAAAACGCTCGTTGCTTCCTTACATGCCAAGGAAGTGAATCCGTTTATTCATTTTGCGCAATCTCCTTTTTATGTACAGCAGCGGACAGAAGAATGGAAATCAGTGATCATGGAAAATGGTCAAGAAGTGTCCGTTCCGAGACGTGCAGGGGTAAGCTCGTTTGGCGCTTCGGGGTCCAATGCCCATCTAATTTTGGAAGAGTACATCCCAGTTGAAACAAAGCCGAAAGCGCAAGCCATTGCCCATAAAAATCACCCAGTGATGATTCCGCTATCTGCCAAGAATAAGGAACGATTGCTAGTCTATGCGCAAAAAGTAGCGGACTTTCTAAAAAGGGCATCATCTGGCAATCACCCTCAACCAAGTGAGGAAGAGAAGCAAAAACAGCTTCAAGAAATGCTGGAGAAGAAGCTTCGCAGAATGTTATCCACTATTATTCATGTGGCAGAAAGCAGCATTGAGTTCGAACAAGAGTGGCATGAATACGGAGTAGACCTCGTTCAAATCACACAGCTCAAGCAAAAACTGCAAGAGGAGCTGCATATTCAGCTTGATTTCAAGGAATTCGATCAAGGCAGCTCCATTGCTTCTGTCATCGCTTCTCTCATGGATAGCCATCGAGACGAGATAGAAGTGGAAATTCAGTCTTTTGCTGATCGAGAAACGCAAATCGATCTGGAAAATGTGGCGTATACCTTGCAAGTTGGACGAGAAGCGATGAAAGAACGAGTAGCCTTTGTCGTCGAGGATATACCCGAGCTGATCGGAAAATTGGAAGCTTTTTCGCGAGGCGAGAATACGATCGATCATTGTTGGATAGGGAGCTTGAAGTCGAACAACGACCAAGACTCTCAACAGCTTATCCAAAGCTGGATTGCAGAAGGCGACATCAGAAAAATAGCTGAATGTTGGGTGACAGGCAATGAAATGGACTGGGAACAGCTATACCAGAATAACAAACCAAGACGTGTGCCCTTACCGACGTACCCATTTGCAAAGAATCGTTATTGGATTCCAGAGAGCAAAAGTAAATCGGTGAGCCGCAAGACAGCAGCTCCATTTATGAGCGAAACTGCCATTCATCCACTTTTGCAGCGGAATACTTCTGATTTTTCTGAACAAAGGTTCAGTTCCACCTTTACAGGTCAGGAGTTTTTCTTATCAGATCATGTCGTGAAGAATCAGAGAATTTTGCCGGGAGTCGCCTATCTGGAAATGGCGAGAGCAGCAGCAGAGCAAGCAACGGCTGCCTTGACTGAAGAACCAGCCCAGATTCAACTCAAAAACGTGGTTTGGACACGGCCAATTGTTGTGGGTGACCAACCTGCACAGATACATATCGGTCTTGTTCCCGAAGAGAATGGTGAGATTACTTTTGAAATCTATAGCGAGTTGGAGGCGATGGATGCAGAACCCGTCGTACACAGTCAGGGCAGCGTCATGCTTCATGTTGTTGCTGAGAAACATGCGTTGAATTTGCCATCCTTACAAGCAGAGTGCAATCAACGAGCGTTTTCATCCGAACAATGCTACAGCATTTTTCATGCAATAGGGATGGATTATGGTTCGGCTCATCAAGGAATTGACGCCTTGTATGTAGGGGAGGGTCAAGTTTTAGCCAAGTTATCCTTGCCAGCCACCGTCTCCGAGATGGAAAACCCTTTTGTCCTGCATCCAAGCTTAATGGATTCGGCTTTGCAGGCATCGATCGGGCTCATGATGGTTGGGGAAGAGACCCCATCAGCGGATGGTCATTCGAGCCGAAAGCCGTCCTTGCCTTTTGCCATGGAGGAAGTGGAAATCTACGGCAAGTGCACATCCTCGATGTGGGCGTACGTTCGTTACAGTGCCATCAGCAGCGCAGACGACAAAGTGCAGAAGCTGGATATTGATTTATGCGATGAAAAAGGAACGGTTTGTGTACGAATAAAGGGATATTCCATGCGAGTGCTGGAGGACGGGAAGCAAGCGAGCCATGTTTCTTCGAAAAGCGCTTCTTCCGCAACTTCTCTGGAGCCTCCTGTGGGGAATCTCATGCTGTCTGCTGTGTGGGATGTGACTCCTGTTGAGAAGGGACAGCTTTTCCCCACTGCTGATGAGCAGGTTGTCATTGTGGGCGGAAATGAAGAGAATAGGATCGCCATTCAACAATACTATCCACGAGCAAAAGTATTGTCCATTCAGGCTGAGAATACGATGGAGGAAATCGTATACCGACTGGAAGAGCTTGGTTCCATCGATCATCTGGTGTGGATCGCTCCTTTTGATGCGATAGACTCCTTGGCGGATCATCGATTAATCGCGGGGCAAGATCAGGGAGTGATTCTATGCTTCCGAACGATTAAAGCCTTGCTTCACTTGGGATATGGAAGTAAGGAGTTGGGGTGGAGTGTCATCACGGTTCAAGCCCAGCCTATATGCCATACAGATGTTGTGAATCCTTGCCACGCCAGTATTCATGGATTAATTGGTTCGATGGCGAAGGAATATCCAAACTGGAAGATTCGACTCATGGATGTAGAGGCCGAATCTGAATGGCCGCTGGATGATATGTTGAGGCTGCCAAGAGATCGTCAGGGTCGTCCGTGGGTTTATCGTCAAGGTGAATGGTATCGTCAGCAGTTGCTCACCGTCGATCATCCTCCGATTGATCAGACACGATTGAAGCAGAGTGGTATTTATGTGGTGATTGGCGGTGCTGGTGGCATCGGCGAAGCATGGACCGAATATATGATACGTACCTATCAAGCTCAGATCATATGGATTGGTCGCCGTCAAAAAAATGAAGAGATTCAAGCCAAGATAGATAGACTTGCCGCTTTTGGACCAGCACCAGACTATATAGCAGCGGATGCAACGCAGCAGGACGCTTTGCAACAAGCTTATGAACAGATCAAGCAAACGTATCAACGGATTGACGGAGTTGTTCATTCTGCCATGGTCTTGGTGGAGGAAAGCTTGGAAAACATGCAAGAGGAAGGTTTCCGAGCAGTGCTTTCGTCTAAGGTGGATGTGAGTGTGAACATCGCTTTGGTGTTTGAGAAGGAGCCGTTGGATTTTGTCTTGTTCTTTTCATCACTCATGGCAGTTACGAAAGCTCCGAAGCAAAGCAACTACGCGGCTGGTTGTACCTTTAAAGATGCCTATGCTCATCAATTGACTCAAGCATGGCCATATGCGGTGAAACTGATCAATTGGGGATATTGGAGCAGTGGGCAAGTAGAAGATACTCATCAGGAGATGGTAGAAACCTATCGTCGTTTGGAGCAAATCGGCATTGGGCTGATTCAGCCGCAAGAAGCAATGCAAGCCATAGAGACACTTCTCGCAGGAGCCATGGATCAAATTGCTTTCATGAAGATCACGAAGCCTGTTGTCATTGAAGGGATGAAGGTAGAGGAATGGGTGGATGTTCACTCTGCAATATACCCGTCCACGCTACAGCTGTCTGCCCATGAAAATGAGGGGCTTGCTGATGTAGTGGCTGCCTTTATCAAGGAGAGAGTGAAGCATGACCAATCAGCGGGAATACGGATTCTCGAACTTGGAGCAGGTACAGAGTCTACGAGTTCCTTCCTTTCACAAAAATTACATGCCTATCAATCTTTTGTGAGCTTCGAAGCTTTTGATCCAGAAGCGGCGTTAAGTGAACAAGGATTGGATGCTGGTGAGTACGACCTGATTATCACAGCGAATAACCTGCACACCGCTCAACAAATTCGCCAAACCCTGCGTAACTGCAAGAATCTCTTAAAAAGGAATGGTCTGCTTCTAGTAAAAGAGATGATGGAGGAAAACGTACGTAAAGACCTCACAGAAGGTCTTACACTACCTCTGGAAGGTTGGCAGAAAGGATTGAGAGATGAGGGCTACCGAGTTGTCTCCTATCCACAGTTGATAATTGCGGAAAGTGACGGCGTTGTCCGCAAGTCCAAACAACAGCAGAAATCAATGGGGACCTCAGCCTCTTCTTTACCAACTCCTTCAAATGCAGACAGAGGAACAAGCACGGAGGCAATGCTTCGGGAGAAAAGCGTAGCCTATTTCAAGCAATTGGTCGGAGAAACACTGAAAATTCCATTTGACCAGATCGATTCTTCTGCCGCCCTGGAGGAGTATGGCATTGATTCGATTATGATTGTGCAAATGACAAATGTCCTACGGAAAAAAATGCATCAGATCAGCACGACCCTCTTTTTTGAATATCAAACGATTGATGCGCTGGTCGAGCATTTCATGACAACACAAGCGGATGATTTACTAGCATTAGTAGGAATGGAAGAACAAGAACCTGTTCAAATGCAACTAACCAACTCAGCAGCTTCTGGAAAGACAACCCAAGAGCAAGCTGGCTCGACATTTCGAAAGGCAAAGTCTCGCCGATTCCTGCATGTTCCTGATCCAGAAGCGGAAAAAACAACAGCGCCGTCCAGACAGGATGTGGCGATCATTGGTCTTGCAGGACGTTATCCGCAAGCGGGGGATGTCTGGGAGTTTTGGACTCGGCTGAAAGAAGGGAAGAATTGCATCACGGAAGTGCCGAAGGATCGTTGGAATTGGCAAGAATTTTTCAGCGAAGAAAAAGGGAAAAGAGGATACATGTACACCAAATGGGGCGGTTTCATCGAGGATATCGATAAATTCGACCCGCTCTTTTTCCAAATTTCGCCTAACGAAGCAGAGCAGATGGACCCGCAGGAGCGCCTATTTTTACAAACGGCATACGCCAGTATGGAAGATGCGGGCTACACTCCTGCCACTTTGGGAGAAAGCAGAAAAATTGGTGTGTTTGTTGGTGTCATGAATGGAAATTACCCAGCAGGAACGAGCTACTGGTCGATTGCGAATCGAGTTTCCTACCTGTTCAATTTCCAAGGACCGAGTCTAGCAGTGGATACGGCGTGCTCCTCTTCTTTGACGGCGATTCATTTGGCATTGGAAAGCTTGTACAGCGGTACAAGTGAATGTGCCATCGCTGGCGGGGTCAATTTAATTGTCGATCCGTTTCACTATATCCGACTGTCTGGAGCGACGATGCTATCTGCTGGTGACCGCTGCAAGTCGTTTGGCGATCAAGCGGACGGTTTTGTAGATGGAGAAGGTGTGGGAGCTATCGTATTGAAGCCTCTGCAAAAGGCGATTGCCGACGGAGACCACATATACGGCGTCATCAAGGGAAGCATGCTCAATGCAGGCGGCAAAACGAATGGATACACCGTTCCCAACCCCATCGCACAGTCGCAGGTAATCCACGAGGCATTACAGCGAGCGGGAGTGGATGCTCGTGCCGTCAGCTACATCGAAGCGCACGGTACAGGTACCGCTTTGGGCGACCCAATCGAGATTGCGGGACTGACTCGTGCATTCGGACAACACACGAAAGACAAGCAATTCTGCGCGATTGGCTCGGCCAAGTCAAACATCGGACATACGGAGAGTGCCGCAGGAATTGCGGGATTGACCAAAATATTGCTTCAAATGAAGTACGGTCAAATCGCACCATCCTTGCACGCTGAGGTCATGAATCCAAACATTGATTTCAGTGATACACCATTTGCGGTTCAGCAAAAGCTGGCAGAGTGGCAAAGACCAATCATTGAAATCAACGGAGTAACCAAGGAATATCCGAGAATCGCTGGGCTATCGTCGTTTGGGGCGGGAGGAGCCAATGTCCATATTGTCATCGAAGAGTATCGCGAAAAAGATAGACAGCCAGAGAATAGCTCGCAGCCACAGCATCCAAAAGTGATCGTGCTCTCTGCAAAAAACGAAGAGAGACTGTTGGCTCAAGTGAATCGATTATTGAAGGCCATCAAGGAAGAATCATTCACTGATGCCCATTTGGCTGATATCGCTTTTACGCTTCAGGTAGGACGGGAAGCGCTGGAGGAACGCTTGGCTGTCCTCGTCAGATCAGTTGATGAGCTTGCGGAAAAACTAACGCATTTTGCAGAAGGTGAAGAGAACATTGCCGAGCTGTATCGTGGGCGAGTGAAACGCAACCATGACACAGTAGCTCTTTTTGCTGATGAAGATATGAAACAAACAGTGGAGACATGGATTGCCAAAGGGAAATTTGCAAAACTGATGAACCTTTGGGTCAAGGGCGTCTCTTTTGATTGGAATAAGCTATATAGCGAAGATAAACCGCGGCGCGTCAGCTTGCCTACTTATCCTTTTGCCAGGGAGCGTTATTGGATAGACGTTGAGAAGCCAAAGGCAGCAGGTATGAACGAATCATCTTCGGTTAGAGGGGATATCCTCCATCCATTGCTTCACAAGAACACTTCTGACCTCTATGAGCTGAGATATAGTTCCATCTTCACAGGGCAGGAGCCGTTCTTGGCTGACCATCTTGGAAACGGGCAGCGCTTCTTTCCACTCACTGCTTATTTGGAAATGGCACGGGCGGCAGTGAAGCAGGCAGCGGGAGATAGAGAGGGGACTTTATCTGGAATCCGAATGTCTCATATTGTCACAGACCAACCGCTATTGGTGGGCGACGATTTGGTTCAGGTACACCTGGGGATCCATCCAGAGGATACTGGAGAGCTTTCCTATGAAATCTACAGCAAATCGAATGAAGATGATACCGAGTCTGTGGTACACAGCCAAGGTATGGTCGAATTCACTTCGTTCGTTGAAGCACCAATTTTGGATCTACCTGCCTTGCAAGCCGAGAGCAGTGAGATGCTTACTGCCAGACAATGCTGCGAGCTGTTAAAAGAACGTGGAATGGCTGATCATCTGAGTTTTGAAGGGATTGAAGAGGTATACAGGGCGCGGGAACAAGTTCTGGTAAAACTCTCCTTGCCCTCGATTGCCATGGAAACAGCAGGACAATTCGTTCTCCATCCTAGCCTGCTAGAGTCTCTGTTGCAGTCATCTCGTTATCTCATTACGGAGGCTGCATCATCTGACAGCATCAGCTTCATCCGACCTGATGGTTCTTTTGTCCTTGAAGAGCTGGAGATTTACGAGAATCATCCTGCTGTGCTGTATGCTCTGATTCGATACAGTGAAGATACCCAAGCGGAGAATAAGAAAATCGATATCGATCTATGTGATGAGGCAGGCAGAATAGGCGTGAGGATGAGAGGCTTTTCAATGGGGAGTGAAAAACGAGGTGCGACGGTGAGGGAGACTCAGGAAACCGTGACTCAGGAAACAGTGACTTCCGCTCCCGCACTGATGGGAACCACGATGCTCACTCCAGTATGGAACGCCGTGTCTGTAGAAAATGGGGAAGTCATTCCATCAATGAGTGATCAAGTAGTCATCGTTTGCGCCGAAGAAAAGGACAGAAGTCTCCTTCAACATCATTACCCTCAAGCTACTGTTTTACCGCTTCAGTCAGATGATTCTATTGAGGTCATCGCAAGTAAGCTGGAAGAGCAGGGTGTGGTCGATCACATCATGTGGGTTGCTCCCGATAGCTGTGTGAAATCCGTAAAAGAGGAGTCCGTGATGAACGAGCAGGAGCGGGGCGTTATTCAAGTTTTCCGCTTGATCAAGGCTTTGCTTGCGCTGGGGTATCAGACGAGAGACTTGGGCTGGACGATCATTACTGTCCAGGCACAGGCTATCTACCAAAAAGAGAAAGTCCATCCAACGCATGCCAGCATCCACGGATTGATCGGGTCGATGGCGAAGGAATATCCGAACTGGAAGGTAAGACTCGTCGATTTGGAGGCGCATGCCGAGTGGCCGCTCCGTGATATTTTTACTTTGCCTGCCGATGCTCATGGAAACGCTTGGGCATACCATGGACACACGTGGTATCGCCAACAGTTGATGCCGGTGCAGAGACCTTTCACGAAGCAAACCGTCTACCGGCAACATGGCGTCTATGTTGTGATTGGGGGCGCGGGCGGTATTGGACAGGCGTGGAGCGAATACATGATCCGAACCTATCAAGCCCAGGTGATTTGGATCGGTCGTCGCATGAAAGATGAGTCGATTCAGAACAAAATAAATCAACTTGCTGCCTTGGGACCTGCACCACTCTACATCGAAGCTGATGCTACGGATCGCGAGTCGCTGCAATCTGCTTATGAGGAGATCAAAAAGCAACATGGCAAGATTAACGGGGTGATTCATTCAGCCATTGTCCTCCTGGATAGAAGTCTGGCGAATATGGACGAGACGACCTTCCGAGCCGGACTGGTACCAAAAGTAGAGGTAAGTGTGCGGATGAGCCAAGTGTTTGGCGAGGATCCATTGGATTTCGTCCTGTTTTTCTCCTCGATTAACTCGTTTACGAAATCGCCTGGACAAAGCAATTATGCTGCCGGCTGCGCCTTCAAAGATGCTTTCGCTCATCAGCTTGCCAAGGAATGGACATGCGCGGTGAAAGTAATGAACTGGGGATACTGGGGCAGTGTTGGAATCGTTGCGTCCAAGGGCTATCAGGAACGAATGGAACAGATCGGCATTGGCTCGATTGAACCTTCAGAAGGGATGGAAGCATTGGAAGCCTTGCTAACAGGCCCCATGAATCAATTGGCGCTGATGAAAACGACCAAGCCACTCGAGATGGAAGGAATCAATACACAGGAATCGGTTGCAGTCGTTTCAACCAAAATTTCCTCCAGCATGGCAAGCATTAAAAACAAGTTAAAAGTAAAAGAGATGCCCAAAGCAGCCTATTTTGCATCAGAAGCAGGTACGGGCACGGACAGCTTGTTTGAGAACGTACAAGCAACGATCATTCAGCTCGCCTCTCAAATTCTGAAGGTAGAGAGCGAAGAAATCGATACGGATAGTGAACTAAAAGAATACGGATTCGACCCAATCAAGCTCACCGAGTTTTCTACCAAAATCAATCAGACGTACAAGCTTGAACTGACACCTGCTGCGATGATGGACTATCCAACGCTTAAACACATTACTGAATTTCTAGTCAATGCCACTCAGAAATCTCAACCAGCAAGAGAACAGGACAAACCGGTTCTATACGTGTAA